Proteins from a genomic interval of Spiroplasma diminutum CUAS-1:
- a CDS encoding ATP-binding cassette domain-containing protein, whose product MIKIENLTKNFKNGGGIYDISFSFNEGDIIALVGPNGAGKTTLIKSIMQEYKLNQGSILFDSQKINSVNIKQIAFFPDSNNIPLDIKVKDYIYYFYICAGLFKKDFKNNLSKLVSWLGIDQFLNKKIKQLSAGQKKKVILASVLIRKPKYIIFDEPTANMDIENKIEFMSIINSLKNVGISILITSHIIEELQKIANKLILIKEGRIVYDNKFDSNNEKIIDVYSKYFNLSNNEMEIMRLYS is encoded by the coding sequence ATGATTAAAATTGAGAATTTAACTAAAAATTTTAAAAATGGAGGGGGAATTTATGATATTTCCTTTTCTTTTAACGAGGGTGATATTATAGCTTTAGTAGGACCAAATGGAGCAGGTAAGACAACTTTAATTAAATCAATAATGCAAGAATATAAATTAAATCAGGGAAGTATACTTTTTGATTCTCAAAAAATAAATTCTGTTAATATAAAACAAATTGCTTTTTTTCCAGATAGTAATAATATTCCCTTAGATATTAAGGTTAAAGATTATATTTATTATTTTTATATATGTGCAGGTTTATTTAAGAAAGACTTTAAGAATAATTTAAGTAAATTAGTTAGTTGATTAGGAATTGATCAATTCCTAAATAAAAAAATAAAACAACTTTCAGCGGGGCAAAAAAAGAAAGTAATTTTAGCCTCAGTTTTAATTAGAAAACCAAAGTATATTATTTTTGATGAACCAACAGCTAATATGGATATTGAAAATAAAATTGAATTTATGTCCATAATAAATAGTCTAAAAAATGTAGGAATATCAATATTGATTACTAGTCATATAATTGAAGAATTACAGAAAATTGCAAATAAATTAATTCTCATAAAAGAGGGAAGAATTGTTTATGATAATAAATTTGATTCAAATAATGAAAAGATAATTGATGTATATTCGAAATATTTTAATTTGAGTAATAATGAAATGGAAATTATGAGGTTATATTCGTAG